One part of the Thermodesulfovibrio sp. 3462-1 genome encodes these proteins:
- the galE gene encoding UDP-glucose 4-epimerase GalE produces the protein MNSKIKVFVTGGAGYIGSHVVKMLGERGYSVLTYDNLSFGHREAVLYGKLIVADLSDRQTLKQTIKEYKPDAVMHFAASIVVPESVKEPVKYYRNNFCNTLNLVEACLEHGVKNFIFSSAAAVYGIPEKCPVNEDAPINPINPYGHSKAMVERMLHEVAQTSDFRYVSLRYFNVAGADGSDRLGQRRKDATHLITVAVKTALGKRPYLEIYGTDYPTEDSTCIRDYIHVDDLADAHILVLDYLLQGGKSDIFNCGYGHGYSVREVVEATKKVTGVDFKVIETGRRDGDPPELVAESTKLKNSLGWQPRYDDLHYIIKTAYEWERKLL, from the coding sequence ATGAACTCTAAAATTAAGGTTTTTGTCACAGGGGGAGCAGGTTATATTGGAAGCCATGTTGTTAAAATGCTTGGTGAAAGGGGATACAGTGTGCTCACCTATGACAACCTTTCCTTTGGACATCGTGAAGCCGTGCTTTATGGAAAGCTTATTGTTGCAGATTTATCAGATAGACAAACTCTGAAGCAGACAATCAAAGAATACAAACCCGATGCAGTAATGCATTTTGCAGCCTCCATAGTTGTGCCAGAATCAGTAAAAGAGCCAGTGAAATATTACAGAAACAATTTCTGCAACACTCTTAATCTCGTGGAGGCATGTCTTGAGCATGGTGTGAAAAACTTTATATTTTCATCAGCAGCAGCAGTATATGGTATACCTGAAAAATGCCCTGTAAATGAAGATGCGCCAATTAATCCTATAAACCCTTATGGACATTCAAAGGCAATGGTGGAGAGGATGCTACATGAAGTGGCTCAGACAAGTGATTTCCGATATGTATCTCTCCGTTATTTTAATGTAGCAGGTGCTGATGGTTCTGACAGATTGGGGCAGAGAAGAAAAGATGCCACACATCTCATAACTGTTGCAGTAAAAACCGCACTTGGCAAAAGACCTTATCTTGAAATATATGGAACTGACTATCCCACAGAGGATAGCACATGTATAAGAGACTACATCCATGTAGATGATCTTGCAGACGCTCATATACTTGTGCTTGATTATTTGCTTCAGGGTGGTAAAAGCGATATTTTTAATTGTGGATATGGGCATGGATACTCTGTAAGAGAGGTTGTTGAAGCAACCAAAAAGGTAACGGGTGTTGATTTTAAAGTAATAGAAACAGGTCGTCGGGATGGAGACCCACCAGAACTTGTAGCAGAAAGCACAAAACTGAAAAACTCGCTTGGATGGCAACCCCGATACGATGATCTTCACTACATAATAAAAACCGCCTATGAATGGGAAAGAAAGCTTTTATAG
- a CDS encoding nucleotide sugar dehydrogenase, producing MVEKICVVGLGYVGLPLACLLATKYKVIGYDKNKQRIKELKKGIDSTKEVLPETLKNSNLEFTNNEKKISECDFIIVAVPTPVDKVKNPDFSYLRDASRIVGRNLKKGAIVVYESTVYPGATEEICVPILEKESGLKWKRDFLVGYSPERVNPGDKEHTIEKIVKVVAGDTEYSLERIAEVYGSVISAGIYKAPSIKVAEAAKVIENTQRDINIALMNELAIIFDKMGIDTREVLKAAYTKWNFLRFEPGLVGGHCIPVDPYYLAYKSMEIGHVPELILAGRNINESIPSYIAYKTLKLMIKAEKTIANAKVLVMGITFKENVPDIRNSKSYDLVKELKELGLKVFVYDPIAYQEEVKKEYGIELIRDIEEYAPYDCVIVSVKHNEFIKFSKEVFKKIIKAPYLFIDVSKIINVSNKIKSCFEEFKQDKDFIYWAL from the coding sequence ATGGTTGAAAAAATATGCGTAGTGGGACTCGGTTATGTGGGGCTGCCTTTGGCATGTTTATTAGCTACAAAGTATAAGGTTATAGGATATGACAAAAACAAACAGAGGATTAAAGAGCTGAAAAAAGGTATAGATTCAACCAAAGAGGTTTTACCTGAAACTCTAAAGAACTCTAACCTTGAATTTACAAACAATGAGAAGAAAATATCGGAGTGTGACTTTATAATAGTTGCCGTTCCTACACCTGTGGATAAAGTTAAAAATCCTGACTTTTCGTATCTAAGAGATGCTTCAAGGATTGTAGGTAGAAATTTAAAGAAAGGAGCTATAGTAGTTTACGAATCAACGGTATATCCAGGAGCAACAGAGGAGATATGTGTGCCCATTCTTGAAAAAGAAAGTGGGCTTAAGTGGAAGAGAGACTTTTTGGTAGGTTATTCTCCTGAAAGGGTAAACCCTGGAGATAAAGAGCATACCATTGAAAAAATTGTTAAGGTTGTTGCAGGTGATACTGAGTACTCACTTGAGAGAATAGCAGAAGTTTACGGTTCTGTAATTAGCGCAGGTATATATAAAGCTCCGAGTATAAAGGTGGCAGAAGCTGCTAAAGTAATAGAAAATACTCAAAGGGACATAAATATAGCATTGATGAATGAGCTTGCGATTATTTTTGACAAAATGGGAATAGATACAAGGGAAGTTTTAAAAGCAGCTTACACAAAGTGGAACTTTTTAAGGTTCGAACCTGGACTTGTCGGAGGTCACTGCATACCGGTGGATCCATATTATTTAGCTTATAAGTCTATGGAAATAGGACATGTTCCTGAGTTGATACTTGCCGGAAGAAATATAAATGAGTCTATACCATCATACATAGCTTATAAAACTTTAAAGCTTATGATTAAAGCTGAAAAGACTATTGCAAATGCAAAAGTTTTAGTTATGGGAATAACCTTTAAGGAGAATGTTCCAGATATAAGAAATTCCAAATCCTATGATTTGGTAAAGGAATTAAAAGAGCTTGGGCTTAAAGTGTTTGTTTATGACCCTATAGCATATCAGGAAGAAGTTAAGAAAGAGTATGGAATAGAACTCATTAGAGATATTGAAGAATATGCACCTTACGATTGTGTAATCGTATCTGTGAAACATAATGAATTTATAAAATTCTCGAAAGAAGTTTTTAAAAAAATTATAAAAGCTCCCTATTTATTTATAGATGTAAGTAAAATTATAAATGTAAGTAATAAAATAAAATCTTGCTTTGAAGAGTTTAAGCAAGATAAAGATTTTATATATTGGGCTTTGTAA
- a CDS encoding Wzz/FepE/Etk N-terminal domain-containing protein, with translation MEKEFKKETSFEDEIDLYELILIFKKRIKYVAGVFVLGVFIATVVSFLMPNIYQARAMLWVDFFSTQTMIESLKANQLVKDGEFIIPLQQGRHPEVNNLSLSILNSAEFQKKVRDKVRQTFGSDVDLLYFKTDIDKKYFKTDIDKKTGSIVLTSDQRERKLAEEILKTAIEEFRTELDKVSLTYSEILTSQKVKTDKSKNFLLYIVENPYSSDVPVKPKRMLIIAVAAITSLFAGIFLVFLVEWWSKAKKRKIPLAQ, from the coding sequence ATGGAAAAGGAATTTAAAAAGGAGACTTCATTTGAAGATGAGATTGACCTTTATGAATTAATTCTTATTTTTAAAAAACGGATAAAATATGTTGCTGGGGTGTTTGTTCTCGGTGTTTTTATCGCAACTGTAGTTAGTTTTCTTATGCCGAATATATATCAGGCAAGAGCAATGCTGTGGGTGGATTTTTTTTCGACTCAGACAATGATTGAAAGTCTTAAAGCAAATCAATTGGTAAAGGATGGTGAGTTTATAATTCCTCTTCAACAGGGTAGGCATCCAGAGGTAAATAATCTGAGTTTGTCAATACTGAACAGCGCTGAGTTTCAGAAAAAGGTGAGAGATAAAGTTAGACAAACTTTTGGTTCAGACGTTGATTTATTATATTTCAAAACTGATATAGATAAGAAATATTTCAAAACTGATATAGATAAGAAAACAGGAAGCATTGTTCTTACATCAGATCAAAGGGAAAGAAAGCTTGCAGAAGAGATTTTGAAGACTGCTATTGAGGAGTTCAGGACAGAGCTTGACAAAGTCTCTCTTACCTATTCAGAAATTCTGACTTCACAGAAGGTAAAGACTGATAAAAGTAAAAATTTCCTTCTTTATATTGTAGAAAATCCTTATTCCTCAGATGTTCCTGTGAAGCCTAAAAGGATGTTGATTATTGCTGTGGCTGCCATAACATCACTTTTTGCAGGAATTTTTCTTGTCTTTTTAGTTGAGTGGTGGAGTAAGGCAAAAAAAAGAAAGATTCCTCTCGCTCAGTGA
- a CDS encoding pitrilysin family protein — MDFKTFKLENGAKIKYLYRDSIPIVYVSVLIPASALDESKPSVAYLTAHLLTHGTKTMTVRQIEDKIDFLAISIDKKITHDYTMLTLATTKRHLKEALNLFFDVLMNPVFPEEELKKELTRVEKSLKQMEEDPSYIAYKTFINQLFNKHPYGRPVEGEPEQLKNITRQDLMNFYEKFYNPQGMIFSVVGDIEEEELKKLIEPIGRWQNGHYYSRQLNPPIFIKRKEPVKIFIKRPDLTQSTIILGFEGISRNDPDFYALSVMNYIVGGGGLTSRLAKQIRENRGLAYSVYSTFSPYLMPGAFYVEVKTKSENTQNVIKLIVEELKKMKEKEVTTEELKEAKAFLTGSFPLRIDTMKKISEFLPVIDFYGLGDDYISKYPEYIEKVTKQDIKTVAEKILNTQAYIVVIVGKDL; from the coding sequence ATGGATTTTAAAACCTTTAAACTTGAAAACGGAGCAAAAATTAAATATCTTTACAGGGATAGCATTCCCATTGTTTATGTATCTGTTTTAATTCCAGCATCTGCACTGGATGAGTCTAAGCCTTCAGTTGCCTATCTCACAGCACACTTACTTACTCATGGCACAAAAACAATGACTGTACGGCAGATTGAAGACAAAATTGATTTCCTGGCAATCTCCATTGATAAAAAAATCACCCACGACTATACAATGCTCACTCTTGCAACAACAAAAAGGCATTTAAAAGAAGCTTTAAATTTATTTTTTGATGTCCTGATGAATCCTGTATTTCCTGAAGAGGAGCTAAAAAAAGAACTTACCAGAGTAGAGAAATCATTAAAGCAGATGGAAGAAGACCCTTCCTACATAGCCTACAAAACTTTTATTAACCAGCTTTTTAATAAACATCCATATGGAAGACCAGTGGAAGGTGAACCTGAACAGCTCAAAAACATTACAAGACAGGATTTAATGAATTTTTATGAAAAGTTTTATAATCCACAGGGAATGATTTTTTCAGTTGTTGGAGATATAGAGGAAGAAGAATTAAAAAAGCTTATTGAACCCATTGGTCGATGGCAAAATGGGCACTACTACAGCAGGCAGTTAAATCCACCCATCTTTATAAAAAGAAAAGAGCCAGTAAAAATTTTTATAAAAAGACCAGATTTAACTCAATCAACGATAATTCTTGGATTTGAAGGAATTTCAAGAAATGATCCTGATTTCTATGCCTTAAGCGTGATGAACTACATTGTTGGAGGAGGAGGTCTCACATCAAGGCTTGCAAAACAAATAAGAGAAAACCGTGGACTTGCTTATTCAGTGTATAGCACTTTTTCGCCTTATTTAATGCCAGGAGCTTTTTATGTAGAGGTAAAGACAAAATCTGAAAATACTCAGAATGTTATAAAATTAATTGTTGAAGAACTTAAAAAAATGAAGGAAAAAGAAGTGACCACAGAAGAACTCAAAGAGGCAAAAGCTTTTCTTACTGGAAGTTTTCCATTAAGAATTGACACAATGAAAAAAATCAGTGAATTTCTACCTGTTATTGATTTTTATGGCCTCGGAGATGATTACATATCAAAATATCCAGAATATATTGAAAAAGTAACAAAACAAGACATAAAAACAGTAGCAGAAAAGATTCTTAATACACAGGCATATATTGTTGTAATTGTAGGAAAAGACTTATAA
- a CDS encoding pitrilysin family protein — MKYLVISLIFVLIFPLMGFSEVKEEVLKNGLKLIFIEDHSAPLATFQVWYKVGAIDEPEGKSGISHLLEHMMFRGSKNYPGNVFSKIIQSQGGIDNAFTTKDYTVYFQKLSPSKLQTSIDLESDRMANLLFNSEDFELEKKIVLEERRQRYEDDPESLIIEEVISLAFKEHPYRKPVIGWTEDIESITLEDLKNYYNKYYCPGNAFIIVAGDIKIDELKEKIREKFEKIPSCKPPKKFFHEPKQYGQKRVILKRQTHLPVLVLSYKVPAYPDKDSLSLEILSSIIGEGKSSRLYRTLVTEKSLAVDVSSSNSPLSRDGFLFFILASVKTPDKVEEVEKIIKEEIEKIKSEPPTDTEIEKAKNQIEASFLFSQDSVFGHALYLGKFEVLGNWRLIEKYKEDIMKVTAKDVQEVAKKYFNFDNLTVGVLLPE, encoded by the coding sequence ATGAAATATCTTGTAATATCCTTAATCTTTGTTTTAATATTTCCACTTATGGGATTCTCTGAAGTTAAAGAAGAAGTCTTAAAAAACGGACTTAAATTGATATTTATTGAAGATCATTCAGCGCCTCTGGCAACTTTTCAAGTGTGGTATAAAGTTGGAGCCATTGATGAGCCTGAAGGCAAGTCAGGAATAAGTCATCTTCTTGAGCACATGATGTTTAGAGGAAGCAAAAACTATCCTGGAAATGTTTTTTCAAAAATAATTCAGTCTCAAGGTGGCATTGACAATGCTTTTACAACAAAAGATTACACTGTTTATTTTCAAAAGCTTTCTCCTTCAAAGTTACAAACTTCAATTGATCTTGAATCTGACAGAATGGCAAATCTGCTCTTTAATTCTGAAGACTTTGAACTTGAAAAAAAGATTGTTCTTGAAGAAAGAAGACAGCGATATGAAGATGATCCTGAAAGTCTTATAATTGAAGAAGTTATCAGCCTGGCATTCAAAGAACATCCTTATCGTAAGCCTGTAATTGGCTGGACTGAAGATATTGAATCAATAACTCTTGAAGATTTAAAAAACTACTACAATAAATACTACTGTCCAGGTAATGCCTTTATAATTGTTGCAGGAGATATAAAAATTGATGAACTAAAGGAAAAAATCAGAGAAAAATTTGAAAAAATTCCTTCTTGTAAGCCTCCAAAAAAATTTTTCCATGAACCCAAACAATATGGACAAAAAAGAGTTATACTGAAAAGGCAGACACATCTTCCAGTGCTTGTTCTGAGCTATAAAGTTCCTGCTTATCCCGATAAAGACAGTCTCAGTCTTGAAATATTAAGTAGTATAATTGGAGAAGGAAAAAGTTCAAGACTTTACAGAACCCTTGTTACAGAAAAATCATTAGCAGTGGATGTCTCAAGTAGTAATTCACCATTAAGCAGAGACGGATTTTTATTTTTCATTTTGGCTTCTGTGAAAACTCCTGATAAAGTGGAAGAAGTTGAAAAAATTATAAAAGAAGAGATTGAAAAAATAAAAAGCGAACCCCCTACAGATACAGAGATTGAAAAAGCAAAAAATCAAATTGAGGCTTCCTTTCTTTTCAGTCAGGATTCTGTTTTCGGGCATGCCCTTTATCTTGGTAAGTTTGAAGTTCTTGGAAATTGGAGACTCATTGAAAAATATAAGGAAGATATAATGAAAGTCACAGCAAAGGATGTTCAGGAAGTAGCAAAAAAGTATTTTAACTTTGACAATCTCACTGTAGGAGTGCTTCTACCAGAATGA
- a CDS encoding response regulator: protein MKILVVDDEKNILMLYKAELEDEGYEVITANSGREAIELFESEKPDMVTLDIMMPDIDGIQVLRQLKQKNPNIPVIMLTAYDYRDDFSIWASDAYVVKSSDLGPLKETIKEIAEKFGIK from the coding sequence ATGAAAATTCTGGTAGTTGACGATGAAAAAAATATATTAATGCTTTACAAAGCTGAGCTTGAAGATGAAGGATATGAAGTTATTACAGCAAATTCTGGTCGTGAAGCAATTGAACTTTTTGAATCTGAAAAACCAGATATGGTAACTCTTGATATAATGATGCCTGATATTGATGGAATTCAGGTTTTAAGACAGCTTAAACAGAAAAATCCTAATATTCCTGTAATAATGCTAACTGCCTATGATTACAGAGATGATTTTTCAATATGGGCATCAGATGCCTATGTTGTCAAATCCTCTGATCTTGGTCCTTTAAAGGAGACAATTAAAGAAATTGCAGAAAAATTTGGAATAAAATGA
- a CDS encoding PAS domain S-box protein has product MKERQALFELIKLLEVYEDIEILLERLIYYVCQLMNAQAGIVRLIRNGYLYVTATYNINSDKTVIKSDEGVCGKVLNEGKVKKFNKSELEKYELDIPAYSAICIPLKMQQENIGTILVYNKLDSEEGFGEFTQEDIEVGELFSAIASLIILKSLKFRELKEREIQNIKVMAQIEELKSYLESLIQSSADAIIATDLNNIVTAWNKGAENIFGYTKEEVIGKPLAVIPDFLYEMEKIYFERVKQDETLKDIETVMITKENKIIEVSLTMSPIKNSRGEIVGVSRIIRDITEKKKLERDLIRRNEELTKILFISSAVRSTLELNKLLRMILTVITMGEGLGFNRAVLFLVDEESNTLRGVMAVGPSSYEEAWHIWSSMSREKKTLFEVLDELSTKEFEEDSFLERLCKNISISLNDNTPIVRAIKEKKVFNIRDAHKEEADPVIIQQLGSIAYAVVPLISKDKAIGAVWVDNLYTRKPITEQDINFLKGFADQVAGAIENAWIFDKVEQAEKELEMIFNSITDLIYYTDETYTIKKVNRSFLDAVGLKENEVIGKKCFKLIHKTNYPLEECPHRKAMETGISQVGELEENYLDGVYLLSSSPIFDKNGNLIGTINVAKNITELRNLKERIISMEKMAALGEMAAKVAHEIRNPLLAIGGFAKRLNKELKDGKSQEYIKIIIEEVKRLERILNEILSFVKPYPIAKESFEIKQLVDDVVNFVESTLKDNNNEFKLMINNNFTVLGNYDKLKEVLLNLISNANEATKDGLITLKIQKADKLPVEADADKEYFIIEVEDTGCGIEKANLKRIFDPFFTTKTTGTGLGLAISKRIVEEHGGIIKVESEVNKGTKFKVYLPIHKEQGGDNENSGS; this is encoded by the coding sequence ATGAAGGAAAGACAGGCATTATTTGAGCTTATAAAACTTCTTGAAGTATACGAAGATATTGAAATCCTTCTTGAAAGACTTATTTATTACGTTTGTCAGCTTATGAATGCTCAGGCAGGTATCGTAAGACTGATTAGAAATGGATATTTATACGTCACTGCCACTTACAACATTAATTCCGATAAAACTGTTATTAAATCTGATGAAGGAGTATGTGGAAAAGTTTTAAATGAAGGTAAGGTTAAAAAATTTAATAAATCTGAACTTGAAAAATACGAGCTTGATATACCTGCTTACTCAGCAATATGCATTCCATTAAAAATGCAACAGGAAAATATTGGAACAATTCTTGTTTACAATAAACTTGATTCAGAAGAAGGCTTTGGAGAGTTTACACAAGAAGACATTGAAGTTGGAGAGCTTTTCTCAGCAATAGCTTCATTAATTATTCTTAAATCCCTAAAGTTCAGGGAACTTAAAGAAAGAGAAATACAAAATATAAAGGTAATGGCTCAGATAGAGGAGCTTAAAAGTTATCTTGAAAGCCTGATTCAGAGTTCTGCTGATGCAATAATAGCCACTGATTTAAACAACATAGTGACTGCATGGAATAAAGGTGCAGAAAATATTTTTGGTTACACAAAGGAGGAAGTTATTGGAAAACCTTTGGCTGTTATCCCTGACTTCCTATATGAGATGGAAAAAATATATTTTGAAAGAGTTAAACAGGATGAGACATTAAAAGATATAGAAACAGTCATGATAACAAAGGAAAATAAAATTATAGAAGTAAGTCTTACCATGTCTCCGATAAAGAATTCAAGGGGAGAAATAGTAGGAGTCAGCAGAATAATAAGAGATATTACAGAAAAGAAAAAGCTTGAAAGGGATCTCATCAGAAGAAATGAAGAGCTTACGAAAATTTTATTTATAAGTTCTGCTGTAAGAAGCACTTTAGAACTGAATAAACTTTTAAGAATGATACTTACAGTAATTACAATGGGTGAAGGACTCGGTTTTAATAGAGCAGTGCTATTTCTTGTTGATGAAGAAAGCAATACTCTCCGAGGAGTTATGGCAGTAGGTCCTTCAAGCTATGAAGAAGCCTGGCATATATGGTCAAGTATGTCAAGAGAAAAGAAAACTCTTTTTGAGGTTCTTGATGAATTAAGCACGAAAGAGTTTGAAGAGGATAGCTTTCTTGAAAGACTCTGTAAAAACATTTCAATTTCTTTAAATGACAACACACCAATTGTGAGAGCTATAAAAGAAAAAAAAGTTTTTAATATTAGAGATGCTCATAAAGAAGAAGCAGACCCTGTAATAATTCAACAACTTGGAAGCATTGCATATGCTGTTGTTCCTCTTATTTCTAAGGATAAAGCTATTGGAGCAGTATGGGTTGACAATCTTTATACAAGAAAACCAATTACCGAACAGGATATTAATTTTTTGAAAGGATTTGCGGATCAGGTTGCAGGTGCAATTGAAAATGCATGGATATTTGACAAGGTAGAGCAGGCAGAAAAAGAGCTTGAAATGATTTTTAACTCAATAACTGACCTTATCTATTACACTGATGAAACTTATACAATAAAAAAAGTAAACCGCTCATTTCTTGATGCAGTTGGATTAAAAGAAAATGAAGTAATTGGCAAAAAATGTTTTAAACTTATTCATAAGACTAATTATCCACTGGAAGAATGTCCTCATAGAAAAGCAATGGAAACTGGAATATCTCAGGTGGGAGAGCTTGAAGAAAACTATCTTGATGGTGTTTATCTTCTTTCAAGCTCTCCAATATTTGATAAAAATGGTAATCTTATAGGAACCATTAATGTGGCAAAAAATATAACAGAACTGAGAAACTTAAAAGAAAGAATCATATCAATGGAAAAGATGGCTGCACTTGGAGAAATGGCAGCAAAGGTTGCTCATGAAATAAGAAATCCTTTGCTTGCAATTGGCGGATTTGCTAAAAGACTTAATAAAGAGCTGAAGGATGGAAAATCACAGGAATATATAAAGATAATCATTGAAGAAGTAAAAAGGCTTGAAAGAATTCTTAATGAAATATTGAGCTTTGTAAAGCCTTACCCAATTGCAAAGGAATCTTTTGAAATTAAGCAGCTTGTGGATGATGTGGTCAATTTTGTTGAATCTACGCTGAAAGACAATAACAATGAATTTAAATTGATGATAAATAACAATTTTACAGTGCTCGGTAATTATGATAAATTGAAAGAAGTGCTTTTAAATCTGATTTCAAATGCCAATGAAGCAACAAAGGATGGATTGATAACTTTAAAAATACAGAAGGCAGATAAATTACCAGTAGAGGCAGATGCAGATAAGGAGTATTTCATAATTGAAGTTGAAGATACTGGTTGCGGCATAGAAAAGGCAAATTTAAAAAGGATTTTTGATCCCTTTTTTACAACAAAAACTACGGGCACAGGTCTTGGGCTTGCTATTTCAAAAAGAATTGTTGAAGAACATGGTGGTATAATTAAAGTAGAAAGCGAAGTCAATAAAGGAACAAAATTTAAAGTTTATTTGCCAATACATAAAGAACAAGGAGGAGATAATGAAAATTCTGGTAGTTGA
- the glgA gene encoding glycogen synthase GlgA, translated as MKIALVSAEAYPFSKTGGLGEVVGALFKEFIKAGIDTTLFLPFYRTTKQNFPSSTVNAGIVYGVSVGANTRFGALRTARVCFDEEENLKIEASTQGNLFFIEHNDFFDREELYGTTHGEYLDNAERFVFFCRAVLEICKIMNLKFDVIHCHDWHTALVPLYLKTFYKECSCFERTKTILTIHNLGYQGIFPREKLEITGFGQEMFHIDGFEFYGMINFLKVGLFNADIITTVSPTYAKEILTPEYGAGLDGVLRKRKESLVGIINGIDYKIWNPETDPFIVQNYGVNNIKNKQKNKEDLINLAGIKCSSESPLIAFIGRFAYQKGIDIIAQAIPALVQKEVSFVFEGTGEAYYENKIRELQKNFPSKIYAFVGFDEALAHKIYAGADGLLVPSRYEPCGLSQLIAMRYGTPPICRRTGGLSDTVEDRVTGFLFDEYTSAALTEAIERFIEIYKNKNRFLNMIYEAMKRDFSWSNSCKKYIELYRGLINEGKTGII; from the coding sequence ATGAAAATAGCACTTGTCTCTGCAGAAGCTTATCCTTTTTCAAAAACTGGAGGTCTTGGTGAGGTTGTAGGTGCTCTTTTTAAAGAATTTATTAAAGCTGGCATTGATACAACACTTTTTCTTCCCTTTTACAGAACAACTAAACAGAATTTTCCCTCATCTACAGTAAATGCAGGAATAGTTTATGGAGTGTCAGTGGGTGCAAATACTCGTTTTGGTGCTCTGAGAACTGCAAGGGTCTGTTTTGATGAGGAAGAAAATTTAAAAATTGAAGCTTCAACGCAAGGAAATCTGTTCTTTATTGAGCATAATGATTTTTTTGACAGAGAAGAACTTTATGGAACAACTCATGGTGAGTATCTTGACAATGCTGAAAGATTTGTATTTTTTTGCAGAGCAGTTCTTGAAATTTGTAAAATTATGAATTTAAAATTTGATGTTATTCACTGTCATGACTGGCATACAGCTCTGGTTCCTCTTTATCTGAAAACATTTTATAAAGAATGTAGTTGCTTTGAAAGAACAAAAACCATATTAACCATTCATAATCTTGGGTATCAGGGCATATTCCCCCGTGAAAAACTTGAGATAACAGGCTTTGGGCAGGAGATGTTTCATATAGATGGATTTGAATTTTATGGTATGATAAATTTTCTTAAAGTAGGACTTTTCAATGCAGACATAATTACCACTGTTAGTCCTACATATGCAAAAGAGATCCTGACTCCTGAATACGGAGCAGGGCTTGACGGAGTCTTAAGGAAAAGAAAAGAAAGCCTTGTTGGCATTATAAATGGGATTGACTACAAAATATGGAATCCTGAAACGGATCCATTTATTGTTCAAAACTATGGAGTAAATAATATTAAAAACAAACAGAAAAACAAAGAAGATTTAATAAACCTCGCTGGAATAAAATGTTCCTCAGAATCTCCTTTAATTGCATTTATAGGAAGATTTGCTTATCAAAAAGGCATTGATATAATTGCTCAGGCAATACCAGCTTTAGTTCAGAAGGAAGTAAGTTTTGTATTTGAAGGAACAGGCGAAGCCTATTATGAAAACAAAATAAGAGAACTTCAAAAAAACTTTCCTTCAAAAATTTATGCTTTTGTCGGATTTGATGAAGCTTTAGCACATAAAATATATGCTGGTGCAGACGGTTTGCTCGTTCCGTCAAGATACGAACCCTGTGGTTTAAGTCAACTTATTGCTATGAGATATGGCACACCTCCAATATGTAGACGCACTGGTGGACTTTCAGACACGGTGGAAGATAGGGTAACAGGTTTCCTCTTTGATGAATACACGAGTGCTGCTTTAACAGAAGCAATCGAGCGATTTATTGAAATATATAAAAACAAAAACAGATTTCTCAATATGATTTATGAAGCCATGAAAAGAGATTTTTCCTGGAGCAATTCATGTAAAAAATATATAGAACTCTATAGAGGATTAATAAATGAAGGAAAGACAGGCATTATTTGA